One genomic segment of Mus pahari chromosome 4, PAHARI_EIJ_v1.1, whole genome shotgun sequence includes these proteins:
- the Nudt6 gene encoding nucleoside diphosphate-linked moiety X motif 6 isoform X4, which produces MWKFPGGLSEPGEDIADTAVREVFEETGVKSEFRSLLSIRQQHRSPGAFGMSDMYLVCRLQPRSFTINFCQQECLRCEWIDLENLARTKHTTPITSRVARLLLYGLREGFDKIDLSMEELPAVYTGLFYKLYHRELPESYKAAMGAD; this is translated from the coding sequence CAGACACAGCAGTCCGAGAGGTTTTTGAAGAGACTGGTGTCAAGTCAGAATTCAGGTCCCTGTTGAGCATCCGGCAGCAACACAGGAGCCCTGGGGCCTTTGGGATGTCAGACATGTACCTGGTCTGTCGCCTGCAACCGCGTTCCTTTACCATCAACTTCTGCCAGCAGGAATGCTTGAGGTGTGAATGGATCGATCTGGAAAACCTGGCTCGGACTAAACACACAACCCCCATCACCAGCAGGGTGGCTAGGCTACTGCTGTACGGACTCAGGGAAGGGTTTGACAAAATTGACCTCAGCATGGAGGAACTCCCTGCAGTGTACACAGGCCTATTCTACAAACTCTATCACAGGGAGCTGCCGGAGAGTTACAAAGCTGCAATGGGAGCAGACTGA